GAGAAACGCTGGAGCGCGCCGGAAACCCTGGGCACGGAGGTGGAGCCCTTGGACGACTACGCCTTCTACCCGATCGGCCGTGGCCTGCAGCTGCTGTACATGATCCGGATAGAAATTGTCCGCAAGCCCGGCGCCAAGCCGGTGCGCCGCCACATCTCGCACGTGCGCACGTTTCGCCCGGCCACGGGGGAATTCCGCCCGGCCTTGGTCACCCAGTGGACCCTAGGGATGCACCTGTTCGATCTGGACGGGGATGGGTTCTTTGAATACGGGGCAATTTCTGGCAATGAGCGGCGGAAAAATGGACCAACGCCAAAACGTACCGGATTCATTTGGCGCGATTCCTTGCAAGGGTATGTCGATCTCGAACCACCTTCCCGTTCAGAGGAGGAATGATAATGCTCGGAGCGAGCCATCCAAACGCACCTTCGAATGTTCTGGAAACGGAGTGAATCATGGCTGACAACTTGATCCCTGGGCCCGGAATCCGGCGCTACGGCTCGGCCAAGGAGGTCGAGGCCGTTTACAAAAAGACCTACTTCCGCCAGCTGAAAGTGCCGGAAAAGATCGCGACCTTCGGGGATCCTTCCCAGAAGAATTTCGAGGCCGAATACATCCGCAAGGCGTATCTGGTGGGGTGTGGTGCAAATCGCGACACGACCTTGGACGTGGAATTGCATCGAGGGGTCGTGCCCATCATGGAGCAGATCTTCCGGGAGATCCTGGCGGCGGGATTGGATTACAGGATCAGACCCCCGCATTGTTATTCGTTCCGTTATGTGAAAGATTCCGTCACCGGTGCCTGGCTGAACCACCCGGACTACGCGGGACTTTCTCCCACCAAAGACCCCCACCTCTCCTATTCCCGGCGCGACCGTGAGCTGGGTCGCCTGCATGTGAAGATCGACGGAACCGAAAAGGATCGATTCGATCGGCTCTCCAACCACGCCTATGGAACGGCGATCGATATCAATGGAAACGACAACGAATACAAGAACGACGGAAAGTGCGACATCCATCCCGAGATCGTGAAGATCTTCCAGAACCACAAGTTCTTCTGGGGTGGTTTCTACAACTCGCGGCGCGACTACATGCACTTCGAGTACTCCGATACCGTGCTGGACGCCCCCGACGAGATCCGCAAGACCTTCTTTTTCCCGATCCAATTGGGAGACGGCAAGAATCCGGCTCTGTACTACGACAACAACGAGTCCACCACCCATCTGGAAATCCACACCGAAGAGGATGTCGCGGCCACCAAGGAGGCCAACAAGAAGGAAGAGGACGCCCACAAGAAGGATCCGGAAAACGCGAAGAAGACCAAGGTCTTCCACGAGGTGCGAGCAACGGAATCGCAGAGCACCGAAGGAGGATTCTTTCCATTGGCGCTTCCGTCGGGGGGGAAGTCCTCCCTCCACGGAGGGATCCACTTGGCATCCACTCGACACGGCGACCCCGTGGTGGCCATGGCCCCGGGATACATCGTGGCCGTGCGCATGGCCGAGCTGGAGAACAATTCCACCAACGAAACCGTGCATCAGCAGCTGCGCAACTGGAACAACTTCGTGCTGGTGCGTCACGATGTGTCGCCTGATGGAGAGAAGGAATACTACCCCCTCTATTCCCTGTACATGCATCTGGCCGCCTTCCAAGCGCCGGCCTTGGGGAACGCCCCCATTCCCCAGAAGATCCAAGGCGACCTGGCCGACATCCCTTGGCTTCGCTCCCTCTATCTGGGACGCTTTGGCGTGCTGATCCGGGTTTCGGATGTGGGAGCTCCGCCGGAGGATTCCTTTCCGCTGGGAGCCTGCCTGTGGCCGGCCGAACCCTTGCGCGACGCGGCCGGGAAGGACAAGCTGCAGGTCAAGGCATTGACCTTGGATGGTTCCCAATTGGTGACGATATCTGTCAAGTCGGAAACGGACGCCGAGGGAAAATCCATGCGCTGGTGGGAATGGAAAGCCCCGCAGCAGCATCTGGGGGATCTCTGGTCGCTGTTGCGGGAAGGGAGCGTGGTCAGTTTCGATCGCCCGTTCATTCCCGTCCAGGCGGGCGATATCCTTGGAAGAACGGACAACTTTCCCACCAAGCCCTTTCCTCCCCTCAATGGAAAGGGTGGGACCGAGTACAAAATCATCAACCGCCTGGTCCACTGGGAGGTGTTCTCCACACAGGAAAGTGGCGTCCTGTCGCTGCTGGTTGAAAGAATGGAGAAAGCTTCGAAGCGTTCAATCGAAAGCAATTCTTTCCCGACTCTGGAATTCACCGACCCCGCCATTCTCTTCGATGGCGATCAGATCCGTAAAGAGTTCCGGGATGCGAGTGTTCCAAACTTGAAGAGCTCCGCACCCGAGGGGTTGGACAAGGTTCCGAAGGATTTCGATCCCGGTGATCTCCTTGCCTTGTACAACGAGGGCACCAAGCAGGGATCCACTGTGCAGGTGCGCTTCGAGCTTCGCCATCTGGTCGAGCCGTCCAAGTGCGATCCGAAGCTGGAAGAGCACGTGCTGCGCCTGAAGTGGACAAAAAAAGTCAACAACAAGTCGCAGGCCGTGGGCCCCATCTACCTGCTGCGCATCACCGACACCAAGGCTTCGATCACCCGCGAGGGTGGGGATGCCGTCAAAAAACTGCCGCCGGACGTGGCGCTCACCAGCGAACACTGGGATCGCAACTTCCCGACGGTCGAGCACATCCCCAAAACGGTGGAATTCTTCCTGGAGGGTCCGCTCAACGCCGAGCAGTTGCAGATCGAACGGGTTTCGGCTGGAGTGCAGATCGGGTCCCGCGAAAGTCCCGCCCTGACGGCGGATTTTGCCCGGTTCAAGGAGCTCACTTCCAAGCAATGGCGGAACCTGCTGTTGAACAAGGCGAGCGATTGGGTTCCCGCCGCCAACAAGGAGGCCCTCGGCGATGGGGTGAAGGAATCCGTTCCGGATGGCTCCTTGGCTTGGTGGAACGGCAAGACGGAAAATCCGGTCATGGGATCATCCACCTATCTCATCGGAGGAGATCTCCCGGAAAATGGCATGATCCAGAACATGCACCCGGTCACCCTGAAGTGGATCCTGGAGCTGCTGCACATCGATCGACTCCAGCGGGTTTCCGACCAGATCGCCGAAAAGCTCAAGCAGCAGGCCGAAGCCAGGGAATTGGCCAAGCAAGCCAAAAAACTGACCGGAAAGGGAAATGCCGAGCCGGAGGTTCAGGAACCCCCGAAGATCGACCCCGGAGAAAAGATCTGGCCCCTGTTCCGAGATCCCCTCGAACGAAAGGTGCAGGAAACGAAAAAGCCCACCTCCGTCATGGATCCGGTCGGTGTCGGATTCCTCGTGCGAGACGAGAAGGTGGGGCTTGGAGAATCCTTCCTGGTTGTGCTTGCGGATGAACTGTATCGGATCATGGAGTCTGGCAGAACCGCTCCCGTGGGAAGCGTGCGGCTGGAAAAGCAGGCGGACAATCCCGTGTACGCGCCGGTTGGACAGACCCCGGTACCGGCTCCATCGATGGCGGCCAGTGCCCTGAGCAGAACTCCGTCCAATCTTTCGTTCGATTCCCTGATGGCGAATGCCAAGGACGAGGCGACATCCTTCGGCATGTCCACCGCGAGGGATGCCTTGGGTGCCGTGAAAAGCGGCGTGACCGACGCGTTGACCTCCAGCGATCTCGCCGACGACCCCGAGATCCGCACGGTCTTCATCCCCAAGGTGCTGCGATTCGTGGTGGAGATCGGCGGGACGGGGATCGGGGCGACAGAAATTGGCGCCGACTTCTGGGGTGTCTGGAAGGTGATCCCCGACCACGACCAGTGTGTCGACGACACCAAGGTCTGGGGCAAGGAAACCATCCAGATTCCCACGCCGTCCTTCGGCGAAATCAAGTCGGGAATCGATGTGATCGAAGCCGTTCCCGAAACGCCCGGACTGTTCTCTTGGGCCATTCCTTGGGGGCTGCCTCCCTTGCGCAGCGGATTCCGCACCCTGGTGGAGCTGGTGCGGGTGAAAGATGGCGCGCGAACCCCTTCTGGCTTGTGCGTGCCGGGGTATTCCCTGCCGGGATTGGATCCGGCCTCGTCCCTTCTGGACAAGGATTTGCTGGACATCGATGCTCTGTACATCAAGGGTTTGTCGAAGGCAGGCAAGGACAAACTCGCCTCCATGAAGCCGCCGGCACCGAAGGACCCGAAGAAAAAGCAGAAGGCGCCCCCGCCTTTGATGATCACCAGCGAATTCAGCTGGAACGACCTGTCCAAATGGTTGCCCAAGGGGCGGCGCATCCACGAACGGCTGCTGCGCGCCCTGAACGACTTGGCTATTC
This DNA window, taken from Fibrobacterota bacterium, encodes the following:
- a CDS encoding M15 family metallopeptidase, with the protein product MADNLIPGPGIRRYGSAKEVEAVYKKTYFRQLKVPEKIATFGDPSQKNFEAEYIRKAYLVGCGANRDTTLDVELHRGVVPIMEQIFREILAAGLDYRIRPPHCYSFRYVKDSVTGAWLNHPDYAGLSPTKDPHLSYSRRDRELGRLHVKIDGTEKDRFDRLSNHAYGTAIDINGNDNEYKNDGKCDIHPEIVKIFQNHKFFWGGFYNSRRDYMHFEYSDTVLDAPDEIRKTFFFPIQLGDGKNPALYYDNNESTTHLEIHTEEDVAATKEANKKEEDAHKKDPENAKKTKVFHEVRATESQSTEGGFFPLALPSGGKSSLHGGIHLASTRHGDPVVAMAPGYIVAVRMAELENNSTNETVHQQLRNWNNFVLVRHDVSPDGEKEYYPLYSLYMHLAAFQAPALGNAPIPQKIQGDLADIPWLRSLYLGRFGVLIRVSDVGAPPEDSFPLGACLWPAEPLRDAAGKDKLQVKALTLDGSQLVTISVKSETDAEGKSMRWWEWKAPQQHLGDLWSLLREGSVVSFDRPFIPVQAGDILGRTDNFPTKPFPPLNGKGGTEYKIINRLVHWEVFSTQESGVLSLLVERMEKASKRSIESNSFPTLEFTDPAILFDGDQIRKEFRDASVPNLKSSAPEGLDKVPKDFDPGDLLALYNEGTKQGSTVQVRFELRHLVEPSKCDPKLEEHVLRLKWTKKVNNKSQAVGPIYLLRITDTKASITREGGDAVKKLPPDVALTSEHWDRNFPTVEHIPKTVEFFLEGPLNAEQLQIERVSAGVQIGSRESPALTADFARFKELTSKQWRNLLLNKASDWVPAANKEALGDGVKESVPDGSLAWWNGKTENPVMGSSTYLIGGDLPENGMIQNMHPVTLKWILELLHIDRLQRVSDQIAEKLKQQAEARELAKQAKKLTGKGNAEPEVQEPPKIDPGEKIWPLFRDPLERKVQETKKPTSVMDPVGVGFLVRDEKVGLGESFLVVLADELYRIMESGRTAPVGSVRLEKQADNPVYAPVGQTPVPAPSMAASALSRTPSNLSFDSLMANAKDEATSFGMSTARDALGAVKSGVTDALTSSDLADDPEIRTVFIPKVLRFVVEIGGTGIGATEIGADFWGVWKVIPDHDQCVDDTKVWGKETIQIPTPSFGEIKSGIDVIEAVPETPGLFSWAIPWGLPPLRSGFRTLVELVRVKDGARTPSGLCVPGYSLPGLDPASSLLDKDLLDIDALYIKGLSKAGKDKLASMKPPAPKDPKKKQKAPPPLMITSEFSWNDLSKWLPKGRRIHERLLRALNDLAILAKAQFKVESIDADGNGCVISTASDLAGAVYKVNAFRKFVPVKGTETAKTKKFHLTIPPFAGSKIEFTFSPKPLLKKVFEEVHPDWVGSDYSFDMHFVRGFGRNFGYINEELMRLPKEIPEGSVVSHSLPDALGSFSRAFGKATATPNWVKVSTKKNAPQELTWEVDVELLGDLSLWQAGQVQMRLCQKADLHAGIAAEDTPWQTANQSGGLARSIFSRGKSKNPKFLETGKFTVELKYIPKPTKASKGSVPKSTSGLLDGLKSSASSMLAESEAEAKREMDLTPGLGQVSVKYNGGLACISIPTQGLFTAASGFDPNSPPAEEIAGVCRLEIRSAEGALIQEPGAPEGNRTLSDPDHVLRWNLRLAPGTYECKICPPPNVRGISLEPVSVTVTIPAEVK